The Oscillatoria acuminata PCC 6304 genomic interval CAATCTTCCCGTTCCAGCAGGTAGTACCCTCGCTGAATATCAGGTCTTGTTTGAGTCCAAGGTGATGCCATTTTTAAACGAATTTCAACCGGATTTGTTACTCGTGAGCGCTGGATATGATGCCAATGCGGCAGACCCCTTAGCCCGAATCGACCTGCAACCGGAGGATTACGGCATCCTTACGGATTATTGTTTGCAACTCACCCGCCGGATCGTCTTCGGATTGGAGGGAGGATATCACCTAGATGCACTGAGTAAGTCCGTGATCGCCACCATTGCTCGCTGTCTGGAATTATCCTAGAACTATCTTGGCCGTTGGTTTTGGTTAAAGAGGGTGATGCTATCTTCCCTCTTTTCCCCCGGATTTAGGAGTCTTTGCCGATTTTAATTTTCGGAACATCCAACCCGATCTCGGTCATTGCATCTCGCCATTTGTCAATCCGGGTTTGAATCCGGTCTCTATTTTTGGTAGAGGAGGTAATCGATTCACTAAACTCGGGGTCTTGACACACTTTTTTGAGTGCTTCAATAATCTCGGTTTTGCTGCTGCGAATGTCCTCAGAATCGACATAAGCAAACGAGAGCATGATTACATCATAAATAGCGCGGTTGATGGATTTTTCCCATCCCGTATCGGGAGTATAACGCCGGAAAGCTCCGTAATCAAAAACCGCGAACACATCATCAATGGTTTTTCTAAAGATTTCTCGATGATGCTCGATGGTTTCATCGTCAAAATGGATTCCCTGTTCTAGGTATTGATCCAGGAATTTCGATAAGGTGCCGCGATAGGCGATCGGGTCGAAAAAGAAGGCAAAAAAGCGCAAAATCATTTCGCAATCTTGCATTCGTTTATCGATGCTCAGAACCCGGCGAGTTTTTTGGAAAACCTCATCCTCGGAGAGTTCTAAAATTAAATCATTCAACTTGCCCCGATAGACGCTGTTGCGGATTTCCTGAGCATTCAGGGGGACAAAGCCCGTATTTAAGCGCTCAAAGACATCAAATTTAATATCCGGGTGGGATTCCTTGAGGATGACAATACAACGAATGGTCCGCGAGAGGAGCAAGCGCTGGTAAGAAACCTCAAGGTCTTGAAATTGTTTGCGGTTAATGTCGGGGAGAATTTTTAACGCCCGGAGGGGAAATTCATTATTCAGAAACCGATAAATCGCGGTCAACCGTTGTTGACCGTCAATGACGCTATAGGACCCATCATCTAATTCGGCAAAATAACAGACGGGAATGGGAACATTCAGCAGGAGAGATTCGATCAACCGACTGCATTTTGTTTGGTCCCAAACTTGCCGACGCTGAAATTTATCGGCCAAAACCAGAGTCTGGTCATCAATCTGAGCTTTGAGCGATCGGATCACGAAGTCATAAGGATGAGTCACCAGCTTTCTATCCTTCACCGGGATAGTCAGTTCCTCCTCTAACTCTTCTTCGTCTTCCTCTTCAAATTGATCCTCAAGTAGTTCCTGGCTATCTTCAACTTGAGTGCCAAGACCGTCTTCTAGCATTGCCTCCCTCCTTATTCTCTGCATCGCTTGCTTTCTACTGCCCTACAAGTATCTTTTACTTCGAGACTGTTTGGCTCTCCGGGGATTGAACCGGCAAGACCCACGGTTTACTGTGGCAAGCTTATTTTTACAGTGTAACAGTTAGCTGAACTCCAGGCGTTAATTGCGTCTAGGTTTGGGAGGGATGGAGAAAGGGGTGAACCATTTGCTTGGCAAGAGGGAGTACAGATGTAGGGTAGGCAATCCCTACCCTACTCTACATTTAGGCTCTAGCTTGACTGGGGTCAGTCTGAATCCCTGAAAGCTCGGGATTGAACGACAAAAATTGCGCTCTTGAAACCCAGTTTTTAGGGTGGGATGGATGAATCCGGTTAGCTGGATCCCAACATCACCAGAGAACAAGAAAGCTCCTGGATGACAGTTGTGGTGACATCATCCATCTCTAATCCGGACATGGTACGCCGTCTTGTGGCTTGGAGAATCACCAAATCATAGCCGATCGCCTCGTTGAGAATCGCCCCGGGGATATCATCATTCGGCGCAATCACAATCTGAATTTGTGCCGGATCACTCGGCGCTAATTCGGTGATTAAGGCAGAAAGTTGAGCCTGGATGCGAGCATTCACCTCCTCCGGTGTGCGCCGATCGCAAACATGGAATAACGTCACCTGTCCCCCATTCATCTGGGCTAAACTGTAGGCAAACCGCACGGAAAACACCGCCCGCGCTACAAGATTATCCACGGAAACTAAAATTCGTTTCATTTGCACAGGTGAACCGCGCAAGCGCGTCACCGCTACGGGACAATGCGCCGTCCATAAGAGGCGATCGATTACGTTGCCAAATAATCTCGCCCGCAGGGTCGTCGTTTCCCCCCATCCCATCACAATTAAACTGGCTTTTTGCTCTCGACTGGCATGAGCAATGCCCTGGGCGATATCATCATCAATTCGCACCGCCGGTTCTGCTTTGACCCCAAATTCTTGAGAGAGTTGCACCGCTGCGGCGACTAAATTTTCACTCCGGATGAGGGCAGCATCCACCGCTGAGGCTTCCATCTGTGCCATCACCCGGGCGATCGACAGGGGAACGATTCGGCCCTCTTCCCGGCGCACTAGCAACGCCGCCATTTCCACTAAATTCTTTTCAGTTTCTGGGTTATAAACCGGCACAATCACCGTAAATGGACCATTGGGCTGATTTTCTTCATCAAAAGGCGTTTTCACCGTATCCAAATTAGTCGTCGGTGGGGTCAAACTCGCTGCCGCCCGCGCGGTTAGAAATGGCCCTAATGTGGCGGTGACTAACATCATCACAATCACCGTATTCAGGACCTCTTCACTCAACAAGCGCTCTCCCAAAGGGTTCAAGGTGTTATATCCCACAATGGTTGCCGCCAGAGTTGCCGCCACTTGAGGAATAGACAGGGACCAAATTGCCAGAGTCTCGGCGCGAGTGTAGCGATACAGCAGTTGAGTCCCTAATGCCGCGACTAATTTGCTGATTAATAGTCCTGAAATAATTGCCAGGGTCAACCAAAATGAAGTCAGGGTTTCGATAAAAGCGGGAAGGTCAATTAAGAGTCCTAAATTCACCATAAAAATGGGAATAAATAGGACACTCCCGACAAACACAACCTTTTCTTTCACCGGACCGGAACCCATTGCCCCATTCACGGCCATTCCAGCTAAAAATGCCCCAACAATTTTTTCAACCCCAATGATTTGAGCGCCAACTGCGGCCAAGAAAACTGCCAGTAAGACAAACAAAAATTGGTTGCCTTCTTCATCTCCTGAACGCCGAAAAAATTCCCGTCCCGCCCAGTCAAACCCAAACAGCACAATGCCGGTATAAAGGGTTAACAGGACGAGCATGATTGCCAAATTTACGAGACTAAAACTCCCGGCATGAACGCTCACGCAGACCGCCAAGACTAATAAAGCCGGAATATTGGTAAAAATGGTCCCGCCAATGGTCACCATCACCGCCTCATTTCCCATCAACCCCAAGCGACTCAAAATCGGGTAACCCAGAGGGGTATGGGAAGATAGCAAAGACCCAATTAATATGGAAGCATTCCAACTAAATCCAAAGAAGCGGGCGATAATTGTGCCAGCAATCAGGGGGAAAATAAAGGTCAAACTTCCAAATCCAATGGCGCGATTTTTGACCTTTTGAAACTCGGTCATATCCATTTCTAGACCGGCAACAAACATCAGGTAAACTACCCCAATGTCAGACAGGAGTTTCATGGTTTCCGATTGCGGCTGTAAAAGCTGCAATCCATTGGGTCCAAAGGCTACCCCAGCCGCCAAGAGGCCAATTAATCCGGGCAGTTGTAGCCGTTCAAAGAAAATTGGCACAACTAAAATAACGGCCAACAGAACGGCAAAGGCAAAGATGGGTTCGTTCTTCAAAAAGCCGAGGGCGAGTTCCATGCAGGTAGGAGGCTGAATTTTTTTTATTCTATCTCAGGGTTTGGGGATTTTACATAGAGGCGATCGCCTAAATGGGTCCGCTGCTTTCACCCCCTGACAAAGCCCAAGTAAATAGTAATTTAGATTACAATTTTTGGCCCGATCAAGGGCGAGAATTCCCAGGCTGCTCTAGGTGGTTTATCCGGTTATTTCTGACGGGTCCAATGCTAACTGTTCGATCGCCATTACAGTCCGCTCTAATTCCGCAAATAACCAAGGATTAACTGCGGTGGGACGAAAGGCTTCCACCAAGGCTCGATAATACCAGAGTGTCCCGGTTTTACCCCCCTTAAAACGGTCCCAAACTGACTCTCCCATTGCCCGATAATCCTGAAGAATTGACCGGGAATTGTGCAATTTATCCGAGGCACTCACGAGGAGGACCAAGGGGTCAGCCGTGGGTAGATGAGACAGATAAAGTTCTTTGCGCTCTCTCCAAGGGGGTTTTGGGGTAGAATCTGCATCAGTGCAAGCCTCAACGATTGTTGCTACGGTATCCCCAAAGCGACGGCGAATTTCGGCCCCAGTCGCGGCCCCCCCTTGGTCCTCGATCGCATCATGGAGTAACGCGGCGATCGCCTGATCTTCATTGGCCCCATATTCTAAGGCAATACTGGTTACCCCCAATAAATGAGCAATATAAGGCACTCCCGAACCCTTGCGCTGTTGTTGCGCGTGGAGTTCTGCCGCAAAGGTTAAAGCTTGATTAAAGCGGTTTGATAGCATCGGTGTCCCTTCCGAACCAGTGAGTTAGGATACGTTGAATTTTAACAGGTTCAGGACTGACCTAGGGGAACCCCATTGCTGGATTTCAGGGTGAGGATGCTCAAAAATCCCGGATGGGATGCCCGCAACTAGAGTTACTAAAACAATTGAGCAAAATTTTCTGGTATCCGTTCAATTATCATGGTAAAGATGTCAGGCAAAATGTTCCGGATGAGTCTATAGCCGTCCTAAATCAGTTGTGGAAGACGATGGCGGCCCCCAACCCCTCTCCCAAAGGGGGAGAGGGGAGAAGAAGATGTCATAAATCATTTAGGATCGCTATAGGGGCTTTTCCCGGATCGAGGTCAAAATCCGGTTCAATTTAAGCTAAACTAAACCCATTCCCATGCTCTCCGGACTTGTGCCGAAATCTCAGGAGTAATCATCCTTCTCCTTTTTTAAAAAGGACCGGGCCCTTAAGAATCAATCGCCGCTTTCGACTAGATTGCAGTTATTATGGAACAACAACAGCCCATTGATGTAGCGGCTTACAACGAACGCTCCCTGAATACCCTATCGAGGGCGATCGCTTTGTCTGCCGAACAATTTGCCATCATTTTGGTGCGGTGCAATTATCGGCATTTGCAAACAGAAATGCTGCAACGATTGCGGGAACGATTTCCGGTTTCTGTGGCCGAAATCCATTTACCCCCCTTAAGTACCACTTTATTTGGTAAAATGATTGAGGAATTTGGGGAATTGCCCTCACTCCCCGGGGTGATGGTTTTGGGATTAGAATCCGCAGTGGCGATCGATGAATTATTAATTTCCATTGATTTAGTCCGGGACGAATTTCGCAAACAGTTTCCCTTCCCCTTAATCCTCTGGGTCACCGATGATTTGCTCCATCGCATCACCCAATTTGCCCCGAATTTCAAAAGTTGGGCCGGACCCTCGATTAAATTTGAAATTCCTATCCCGAAACTCATTCAACGCTTACGTCAAACCGCAGAAAATTTATTTAACTGCATCCTAGAAGCTGGTGCAGATCAACTGCAAGTTGGCGCGGCTATTGAACTCTTAACCCACACCCATCGCCAGGAAATCGCCTGTGCGATTAAAGATATTGAACGGGCGGGGGAGAGTCTGGACCCTTACCTCCAAGCCTGTTTAGATTTCGTCCGGGGTTGGAACGCCTACAGCCATGATGAATTGGCAACCGCCCGGGAATTTTACCAGCGCAGTCTCGCCTTTTGGGAAAAAGCTGTCCCCACAGTCTCCGCTTCAGAAACTCCACCGGAGGAAAACTCTACCCCCTATTTAGAACGCTATGGCTGCTTGCTGTTTTATCTGGGGGCCTGTTGGCATCGGGAAGCCCTCTTACATCGCGGGACAGCCCAGGCAGCCTACCGGCAAGCGCGAGACTATTTTCAGCAATGTGTCGCCATCTACCAACAAGCCGATCGCCCGGATTTGATGGCAAAATTTATCAATGCCCTGGGGGAAGTTCTGCAAAAACTCCGGGACCGAGATGGATTGGAAGAGGTGGCATCGATCGCCACCCAACTGCATCAACAATATCCCGACCCGATCGCCGAGGCGCAGGATTGCGGCTATTGGGGGGAAGTCGCCCTGTGGAACTCCCAATGGGAGATTGCCAAACAGTCCGCCTTAAACGCCCTCCAGATTCTGGAATTCTCTCGCACTACTGCTCTCACACCGGAAAAACGCAGTTTCCTAGAATGGTCCGCCCAATATCATCGCGGCTGGTATTTATTATTATTAGGTAGAGCACGGTCTGCACTCAGTGAGAGTACACAAGCCATTGCCACCCTAGAGGAAGCCAAATCCGAAGCCCAGCCGGAATGTAATCCTCGATTATACAGTGAAATTCTGCGGGAATTGCGATCGCTCTACTTCAACCGGGGCGATCGCCTCACCGCCTTTGCCTTGAAACAGGAACTTTACGCCCTGGAACATCAGTATGGATTTCGCGCCTTCATCGGTGCCCAACCTCTGCAACCCCAACTCCACCCCCTGAATCCCACCCAACTGCTGCATCTCGGCATTGGCGATCGGCCCTTTCCCCAGAAACGCTATTTCGGGTCCAGTCTCACCGGACGAGAAGCCGAAATCAAATGTGCGATTACCCGCATTGGCCGTCCGGACTACAAACTCACCCTGATTCATGGTCCCGCAGGCGTCGGCAAATCTTCTTTATTATCTGCCCAATTAGCCCCTGCCTTACATCAAAAACAAATTGGACTCCATCTGGCATTACCCCTGGTTATCTCCATTCAAGGGGATTGGTTCCCGGGCGCAGTTGAGGTATTTAATCGCGCCTTTGCACAGATGGGATTACCCATTGTGGACATCACCGAGGAGCAAAATCGTATTCCCATTCTGCACAACCTCTGCGATCGCCTGGGCGAAAATGGCGATCGCAACATTTTAACCGCCCTGCTATTTGATGTAGATGCCGATTTATTTGATAACGCCCATGAGTCACACCGCCACCTGTTTTATGAATTTTTGCACGACTGCTTAAATGTTCCCTTTGTCAAAGCAGTCGTCTGTTTGCGGACCGAACATCTGGCTGACTTACTCGAAAACGAATCCTTGCGATCGCTAGAATTTATCAACCGAGAGACCCGGGAAACCTTGTGCTATCACCTGCCAGACTTATCCCTCGACACCGCTCACCGGGCAGTCATGACATTAACAGAACAAGCCGAATTTCCCCTAGAACCGGAACTGATCCAGCAATTAGTGAGAGATTTAGCCCAAAGCACTATCGCCGAAGTGCGAGGGCTGATGTTACAACTTGCAGGTACACAACTGGAAGCCGAACAGATTACCACCCTCAGCGCCTATCAAGACTATGGCGGCAAAGCAGCCTTACTCCGACGAGGCATCCGCGAGGCGATTTCTGACTGTGGCGTAGAAAACACCCAAATCGCCCGATCAGCCCTCCAAGCCCTCGCTAAAACCACCCCAGACTGTGAACAATCCCCTACCATGCCCTATCCCTGCCACAAAACCCTAGAAGAACTCAGAACCGAAATCGGCAGCAGTCCAGAGACATTACAGATAATCCTAGAAATCCTAGTCCAGTCCGGGTTACTCTTTCGCCTATACGATACTCCAGTTCCCCGCTATCAACTCGTCGATCAGGAGATTTGCCGAATCGTATAGCAGAGGTGATGACACCAGGGCAGAACTGCGGGATATTGGAAGAACCACCTTTATCTGTAGAGGCGATTCGCAAATCGCCTCTACAGATAAAGCAAAAACCCGCACTCTCAAGGGTGAAACCCTGACCGACACAATTGCAGATTAAAGCGACTGTCTATACAAAATTTTATTTAACCTATATTTAACCTCCGAGCCTGATTTCAGGACTTACGCATTTTGGGAGGCAACCCCTAAATGTAGAGGAGATTCGCGAATCTCCTCTACATTTAGGCGTCGATGTTATAAATTGCGTAAGTCCTGCTCTCGTCTAAATATCTGTACCTCATGAAGTCAAGAACCGTTCTATTAAGTTTTCTAAAAATGTATTCCAAATAACAAAAACTCGGGGACGATCGCAATCATACTTAAACTCGTTCCTGTTCCCCTGATGAGACTGGGATAAAGCCCCCTGATGGATAGCGATGAAACAAGTTCTACTCTTCTTCGGATTGGCTGCCAATCTAACCTTGTGGGGATTAGCAACCCCGTTGCTCACCCTGGGGCAGATTGTCCCCGATCAGACCCTTCCGGTCAACTCCATTGTCACACCGGAAGGTCAGACTCATGTGATTACAGGCGGGACCTCAGTCAATGGCACTCTCTTCCATAGCTTTGAACAGTTTTCTGTCCTGACAGGTCACTCGGCTATTTTCAACAATGAGGCGCAAATTCGCAATATCCTCACGCGCATCACTGGGGGGACGATTTCGGAAATTGATGGATTACTGCGTGCCAATGGCGCGGCGAATCTG includes:
- a CDS encoding ATP-binding protein gives rise to the protein MEQQQPIDVAAYNERSLNTLSRAIALSAEQFAIILVRCNYRHLQTEMLQRLRERFPVSVAEIHLPPLSTTLFGKMIEEFGELPSLPGVMVLGLESAVAIDELLISIDLVRDEFRKQFPFPLILWVTDDLLHRITQFAPNFKSWAGPSIKFEIPIPKLIQRLRQTAENLFNCILEAGADQLQVGAAIELLTHTHRQEIACAIKDIERAGESLDPYLQACLDFVRGWNAYSHDELATAREFYQRSLAFWEKAVPTVSASETPPEENSTPYLERYGCLLFYLGACWHREALLHRGTAQAAYRQARDYFQQCVAIYQQADRPDLMAKFINALGEVLQKLRDRDGLEEVASIATQLHQQYPDPIAEAQDCGYWGEVALWNSQWEIAKQSALNALQILEFSRTTALTPEKRSFLEWSAQYHRGWYLLLLGRARSALSESTQAIATLEEAKSEAQPECNPRLYSEILRELRSLYFNRGDRLTAFALKQELYALEHQYGFRAFIGAQPLQPQLHPLNPTQLLHLGIGDRPFPQKRYFGSSLTGREAEIKCAITRIGRPDYKLTLIHGPAGVGKSSLLSAQLAPALHQKQIGLHLALPLVISIQGDWFPGAVEVFNRAFAQMGLPIVDITEEQNRIPILHNLCDRLGENGDRNILTALLFDVDADLFDNAHESHRHLFYEFLHDCLNVPFVKAVVCLRTEHLADLLENESLRSLEFINRETRETLCYHLPDLSLDTAHRAVMTLTEQAEFPLEPELIQQLVRDLAQSTIAEVRGLMLQLAGTQLEAEQITTLSAYQDYGGKAALLRRGIREAISDCGVENTQIARSALQALAKTTPDCEQSPTMPYPCHKTLEELRTEIGSSPETLQIILEILVQSGLLFRLYDTPVPRYQLVDQEICRIV
- a CDS encoding cation:proton antiporter produces the protein MELALGFLKNEPIFAFAVLLAVILVVPIFFERLQLPGLIGLLAAGVAFGPNGLQLLQPQSETMKLLSDIGVVYLMFVAGLEMDMTEFQKVKNRAIGFGSLTFIFPLIAGTIIARFFGFSWNASILIGSLLSSHTPLGYPILSRLGLMGNEAVMVTIGGTIFTNIPALLVLAVCVSVHAGSFSLVNLAIMLVLLTLYTGIVLFGFDWAGREFFRRSGDEEGNQFLFVLLAVFLAAVGAQIIGVEKIVGAFLAGMAVNGAMGSGPVKEKVVFVGSVLFIPIFMVNLGLLIDLPAFIETLTSFWLTLAIISGLLISKLVAALGTQLLYRYTRAETLAIWSLSIPQVAATLAATIVGYNTLNPLGERLLSEEVLNTVIVMMLVTATLGPFLTARAAASLTPPTTNLDTVKTPFDEENQPNGPFTVIVPVYNPETEKNLVEMAALLVRREEGRIVPLSIARVMAQMEASAVDAALIRSENLVAAAVQLSQEFGVKAEPAVRIDDDIAQGIAHASREQKASLIVMGWGETTTLRARLFGNVIDRLLWTAHCPVAVTRLRGSPVQMKRILVSVDNLVARAVFSVRFAYSLAQMNGGQVTLFHVCDRRTPEEVNARIQAQLSALITELAPSDPAQIQIVIAPNDDIPGAILNEAIGYDLVILQATRRRTMSGLEMDDVTTTVIQELSCSLVMLGSS
- a CDS encoding GmrSD restriction endonuclease domain-containing protein is translated as MLEDGLGTQVEDSQELLEDQFEEEDEEELEEELTIPVKDRKLVTHPYDFVIRSLKAQIDDQTLVLADKFQRRQVWDQTKCSRLIESLLLNVPIPVCYFAELDDGSYSVIDGQQRLTAIYRFLNNEFPLRALKILPDINRKQFQDLEVSYQRLLLSRTIRCIVILKESHPDIKFDVFERLNTGFVPLNAQEIRNSVYRGKLNDLILELSEDEVFQKTRRVLSIDKRMQDCEMILRFFAFFFDPIAYRGTLSKFLDQYLEQGIHFDDETIEHHREIFRKTIDDVFAVFDYGAFRRYTPDTGWEKSINRAIYDVIMLSFAYVDSEDIRSSKTEIIEALKKVCQDPEFSESITSSTKNRDRIQTRIDKWRDAMTEIGLDVPKIKIGKDS
- a CDS encoding HD domain-containing protein, with product MLSNRFNQALTFAAELHAQQQRKGSGVPYIAHLLGVTSIALEYGANEDQAIAALLHDAIEDQGGAATGAEIRRRFGDTVATIVEACTDADSTPKPPWRERKELYLSHLPTADPLVLLVSASDKLHNSRSILQDYRAMGESVWDRFKGGKTGTLWYYRALVEAFRPTAVNPWLFAELERTVMAIEQLALDPSEITG